Within the Gossypium raimondii isolate GPD5lz chromosome 12, ASM2569854v1, whole genome shotgun sequence genome, the region TAACACCTCAATTGGTAGCTAGATTGACAAAAAGACCGGataaaaacaaagacaaaatttaaaatctaagcTCTGGTAAACTTATATTTAACACCTAAATTAATGCAATAGTGATATTTTTAGGATTCAATTAGAATGTTTCAAAGTttgaaaacctttttaaaatcaaaactacAAATTGAGGATGTTGGGTGGAATTAGAAAGAAGAGCAAAGTTAGTTACCCGCTGTGGGTCTCGATCGCTTCAACTTGGCGTAGAGATGACCATAGCCACAATGTGGTCATATGGCATGGAACCATGGCTGGACCAAGGAATGTTGGGATCCCTAAAAGTAAGATTTCAGCCCAATGGGCATAAGGTGCTGCAAACCCTATTGGGGAATTATATTCATGGTGCATGTAATGAATTTTCTCGTAGCCCCATTCACTATGTAGGAACCGATGAATCCAATAGTTGGTGTAGTCCTCCACTAGAAAATACACTATCAATTGGCTAATTACCTCCCATTTTGTTGGCAGTGGCAAGCTCGTACGAATCCCAACCCACTGCCCCATCAACATTAAAAAACCTTTCAATAATCAACATGTTGGAAGTATGGCGCTCTCTCTATTAAGTGTCGGATTGCATTTTACTTCctctattaaaaaataggtaTCTTAATCCTTGTATATTAAATCAATGAGCAAACTGAtctttttagtaaaaaaaatttagtcatTCCTACTGTTGAAAactggtatggctaacaaaatAATTGAATAGTGACACGTGATGTGCTATGTGTACCTCATGCTAACATATAGGgattaatttttaacagtagaattgaaggaccaatttaatttttgatctaacgtatagggattagtttgctcatttttttttgaataaaggaGACAAAATGCAATTCAACTCTTAGTACAAACACTTCCATAATAAATTTACCTCGTAGTGATTGAAATCAAACTTAAATATGTTGTGTTCTTGATACgaactaattaaattaggtttaaaGTTTCTTGTTATTAAAAGTTCTATTTGGATGAGCATCAAGATTGGTTTCAATGACAAGGCTTAGGTTTGAGTCCGGAATTCTAACCATGTATACGTGGAATTTGTAACACttgttttgattaaaacaaaCTTTACTAGTATTATTAAATGGAGAGTATATGGTGAATCCATCGGTAACACTCCCCATTCTATcccatttctttttaaaatttttgaactgtTCATGgtaatttgtttctattttgtttggttttcgattttctttttaccaatttttgattttgggtttttgaaCTTCATTccaacaaattttcttttatggcTTTCTGGcattattttgtaaagtttttaaattattcattcataaatatttcttaaaaacacaatcttttaagtaaataaatataagtaagtttatgttttttctttaaattatttaaaaattttcatttaaataattaaattgttcgAAAGTTTTCGTTCAAGTCATGGGACGgttactaatataaaattttcctcaaCCTTAAGAAGCTATGCACTGTATACCTCTAAAGCAGGGAAAGAAACAACGATGAGAGGGAGAACCTCAAAGATCAGTTGATGAAGAACATCCTTATAACATTTAAACAAGTCCCGGAAGGATCTCTTCACTCTTGGTTGAAGCTTGAATCTATTGACGGCGTCGAACCAATACAACTCCACCAATGCCCAGGGCAATGGAACCAAAGAAAacaccaaaaacaaaaataaccaATTATGTGTGTACAATATGTAATCGGATTTATGAGCCGAATAATTAAACCATAACCTCTCTGCCACCGTTAAGTTCCTCCCTAAAGCCAATTCCGCCCCTTCAAGGCTGTCATACGGCAGCATCTCCTCTCTTTTGGATAACTTGGATGGTTTGTAATATtgaataagggtttttttttctttgcgtGGAGGATACTCTTGTATcggttaataattttataaattgaagtaaatcttgatcatttaattttggcctaatttattaattatatgataGGGTGTAAGGTGTTAAATTTGATCCCTAACTATACCACATTTTTGACTTAAATTAAAAGGAGAACTTACACATTAtctcattttcatcattattgtCTAACATAAAGTAAGACACcgtattatatttaatattaaattattttatattaaaattatataagtaaaaagctaaaataataattgataaattaaaatcttttaatttaaatttatttatgctctcaattttatttgatttaaaattaatttctttaattattgtAGAAAATTAGACGTACAAAATTGTGGCAACCTGTGTTGCAATTTAGACATACTTGATCTTGATGTggatttttagaaattttatgtatttttatagagTACAAGTGGATTGTCACATAAACTGTTATGTCGGTTACgttaaaattataatagtttaataaattttttgtagaaaaataatttaactgaaatttaaaagttgaagGCAAAAACGATTtataaaaatgcaataattttgttttattgacaattttgatttatataaaaataatattggttatttatatttttattaaggaAAAATGTAGGACGTGTTGGACGTGTTGGACGTGTATTTATCATTAAAGGTTCATTTTACGATGATAATTTTTGAACTGTTCATGataatttgtttctattttgtttggtttttgattttctttttactgattttctattttggatttttgaacttcattccgaaaaattttcttttatggcTTTCCgacattattttataaagttttaaaattattttttataagtatttcttaaaaaacacaatcttttaagtaaataaatataagtttatgttttttcctttaaattatttaaaatttttatttaaataattaaattggtcGAAAGTTTTTGTTCAAGTCATGGGACGGTTACTAATGTAAAATTTTCCTCAACCTTAAGAAGCTATGCACTGTACGTACGTCTAAAACAGGGAAATAAACAACGGTGAGAGGGACAACCACAAAGATAAACTGATGAAGAACATCTTTATAACATTTAAACAACTCCAGGAAGGATATCTTCACTTCGGTTGAAGTTTGAATCTATCGACAGCGTCGAACCAGTAAAACTCCACCAATGCCCATGGCAACAGAACCAAAGAAAacaccaaaaacaaaaataaacaattatgtGTGTACAATATGTAATCGGATTTTTGAGCCGAATAACTAAACCATAACCTCTCTTCCACCGTTAAGTTCCTCCTCGACGGTCattaaactaactataattacaacaaaggcaagtgcacgtattgaacaatagtatagctatggtgagtagagaGTATTATATcaacgaggactaaaagtaccagtaataaccattttcctattatttagcTGATAAGTTAgggtgattgtttttaatctaaatttactaatctaaattaactaagaatgcaacagaaaatgaaataggaaaTACTCGAATAATACCAAAGAGAAAAACAATACCTAGGAAAAAAATCCACCTAGACTTTACTTATCATTCTGAttctgaattaaatgatttattcacttgtgtcttgatttgtagaaatccctaatttatgttaatatctctttcgagagtaagaacaactgactttaggttgattaattgcaatctctttctaattacaacccctattgtcgcattaactcgatatATGGattccctattagatttgactctaaaccggtagatttatgtcgtcttatttctaggattgcatgcaactccactcaattatgctagatctactcttaaatagggaaTTTtactccactgaaataagcatattaaacatgaattaatatctaaaaaaaattaaaacacaaaataagcatacataattgagaacaagaattaagtatttatcatataattcagaaatcaaataataagatccatcataggtttcatcttccctcggtagctagggaatttagttcataatcagaaaaaaaaaatatctcaaagtcaaaaaaaccacaagacataaagaaattcactaaaactttgaaagaagttaaaaggagatattcaatcttgaaggagattTGCTTCTGAGTTGGCTtcgatggtgttcttcgagtaatttcttcaatcttccCTGAGTGCTCCCTtaggtcttcttctaattgttatttatagactttagaatgctcataaagcttaaaaattggatttttttgCAAGTTAGGGAAGCAGGTTGTGAAATCTGCACGGGCTGGCAAATGggcgtgtggctcacacggggGTGTGGCtagcccgtgtggaaatgctCAGGCTGTGTGGATGctgaaatttagttcataaCTCTTTTTGCTCGATTTTGGCTTATTTTTCACTCCTTTCGCTCCCTTatgctcacctaagtatagaaacatgaatctaaaggattaggagcatcaaattcactaatttacataataaatcatccaaaaacgcataaAGGATAGGattaaaaacatgttacttttatggcTTATCAAATTTCCCCACACTTAAGCGGTTGCTTATCttcaagcaaaatcctcaactcataattaaaattaatctttctcaacttataattctcatcaataatgttttgtcataattcaaaaataatcatacattgataattcaactaaaagagcactaaagattcaaacaatccaagtcaaactttttaaagcatgaaaacataggtatttccccttatctaagtaattacctttaaCTCAAAATCGATAAGAattgacatcctcactaaagattcactcaaatcactcaaagtgtttaaggttcaaaaataaacactcaataGTCAAACAAGAAAAGTCATTACTATaggcttgcatgaaaatcaaatctccactactataaaatgagatgatacacaaatcaaaaggttttttttaccaaaaggttgaaaaatatggttaaaatcgagattgaattgataaattaccaaactagaaaaataaaaaaatgctgaattaaaaataattacatcaGTCGAAAACTATTCAAGAACACGAGGTTCTTctcaaaaaatgaatttaactgttcaagctcaattaacataaaactaaataataattaatatatatatatatatgttttttatcatataattcagaacaataagaaataattcagCAACTTAAACAAAAGGCTTAATCAAATagttaaccaaatcaaatctcgataaaaagggagtcaataaaacGGGAAAAATTCTCAATGgaaaaaaatgagttatgggTTAAATATAATGGGTGAATCAAGAAACAGTGTGATCGCTCAAAGGGGTTCACTAAGGATTAATTATGTAGGTAGGCttttatgggataagtgggttaaaacctaagtgcctttatcatcttagtatatcaaatcaaaggtgtGGTATCGACATGCATAATCGAAGCAAGTtatagaataacaaatcaatattgacacactcataactaataataaaaatgagcaagaaaaatgtatggtctaaaggctcaaaatctcacaaaaattatggtttttgatgtcaatcttgcaaatttcaaactttaagGCAATACCTCAATTCAGAGaaacaacctaaattttttttaattttgaaaatacacttatcatgcttgattctctcataccttaaagtttaaatcaaccaatacaCAATTATCagtaaattaatctaaaacacaTCAACAGAAatcacaaatcaataaaaatttattctaatagaaattatgagaaaattatttaaacacaaGAAATAATTCAGGtattttctaataataataataattctctCATACGCCGTGTGACATGCCCGTGTGGTTCCTGTTCAGCCCGTgtgcaataaaatttttaacccaGTCTTCACACGACCtcagacacgcccgtgtgtccaaGTCGTGTGAAACACACAGGCGTGTCGTATGGCCGTGTGCAACCTCCTTCGTTTCTCCCACACCCGTGTGAACTcccacacgcttgtgtggcTAGATAGTGCCTCGCACACAACCGTGTGccttgcccgtgtaactctttgacttgttttaaaaaagaaaaaattagctCCAGGTTTCACACGGCCTACGACATGCCCATGTGTCCAGGCTGTGTG harbors:
- the LOC105763824 gene encoding methylsterol monooxygenase 1-1 isoform X3 translates to MLPYDSLEGAELALGRNLTVAERLWFNYSAHKSDYILYTHNWLFLFLVFSLVPLPWALVELYWFDAVNRFKLQPRVKRSFRDLFKCYKDVLHQLIFEWVGIRTSLPLPTKWEVISQLIVYFLVEDYTNYWIHRFLHSEWGYEKIHYMHHEYNSPIGFAAPYAHWAEILLLGIPTFLGPAMVPCHMTTLWLWSSLRQVEAIETHSGYNFPWSPTKLIPFYGGPDYHDFHHFVGGQCQSNFASIFTYCDYLYGTNKGYCRHKQAVKKA
- the LOC105763824 gene encoding methylsterol monooxygenase 1-1 isoform X1: MLPYDSLEGAELALGRNLTVAERLWFNYSAHKSDYILYTHNWLFLFLVFSLVPLPWALVELYWFDAVNRFKLQPRVKRSFRDLFKCYKDVLHQLIFEVLPLIVVSFPALEWVGIRTSLPLPTKWEVISQLIVYFLVEDYTNYWIHRFLHSEWGYEKIHYMHHEYNSPIGFAAPYAHWAEILLLGIPTFLGPAMVPCHMTTLWLWSSLRQVEAIETHSGYNFPWSPTKLIPFYGGPDYHDFHHFVGGQCQSNFASIFTYCDYLYGTNKGYCRHKQAVKKA